The following are encoded in a window of Chitinophagaceae bacterium genomic DNA:
- a CDS encoding sulfurtransferase: MKKIATFLVIVLFSFCAKAQQPVIVSPQWLNENINNPNLVILYTGFIVKADYDREHIEGSRFLWPEWLAFNTPEANMVSADPGTATKVLQDLGINKNSMIIICHKGADVTIAARMFLAMEHFGLQGKVSFLNGGIEAWKKAGYPVTGKPSVYKKGNYVATVNGALVDKLYVLKSLQARSAEVVDARAKRWYDGDPTGNPRDGHITGAKNIPYPDMIDSTNTLKPVQVLEKNFSAVVPDKQKEVVVYCFIGQTASVDYLIGRSLGYKMKLYDGSMQEWSRIPELPMEKTKKE; the protein is encoded by the coding sequence ATGAAAAAAATCGCAACTTTTTTAGTTATCGTGCTTTTTTCATTCTGTGCAAAAGCACAACAACCCGTTATTGTATCGCCGCAGTGGTTGAATGAAAATATCAATAATCCCAACCTGGTAATATTATACACCGGATTCATCGTTAAAGCCGATTATGACCGTGAGCATATTGAAGGCTCCCGCTTTCTCTGGCCTGAGTGGCTGGCCTTTAACACACCTGAAGCCAATATGGTTTCTGCCGATCCTGGAACTGCCACCAAAGTGCTGCAGGATCTGGGCATCAATAAAAATTCAATGATTATTATTTGTCATAAAGGGGCTGATGTAACCATTGCCGCAAGAATGTTTTTAGCAATGGAGCATTTCGGACTGCAGGGCAAAGTTTCTTTTTTAAACGGAGGCATTGAAGCCTGGAAAAAAGCCGGGTACCCGGTAACAGGCAAGCCATCCGTGTATAAAAAAGGAAATTATGTTGCAACAGTAAACGGCGCATTGGTTGATAAACTTTATGTTCTAAAATCTTTGCAGGCTAGATCTGCAGAAGTGGTAGATGCAAGAGCCAAACGCTGGTATGACGGGGACCCAACCGGTAATCCCAGGGATGGCCATATTACCGGAGCAAAGAATATTCCTTACCCGGATATGATTGACAGTACCAATACTTTAAAACCGGTTCAGGTACTGGAAAAGAATTTTTCTGCTGTCGTGCCTGATAAACAAAAAGAAGTGGTCGTGTATTGTTTTATCGGGCAAACCGCCAGTGTGGATTATCTCATTGGCCGTTCCCTGGGTTATAAAATGAAATTGTATGATGGCAGCATGCAGGAGTGGAGCCGGATACCTGAATTGCCGATGGAGAAGACAAAAAAGGAATAG
- a CDS encoding SRPBCC domain-containing protein, whose protein sequence is MSTYDWSRFVTRINVNAPIEKLYWCWATREGMEYWFLRLSEYKKPGGNLRDDNEPVQAGDTYTWRWHGWNDETAEYGNILDCNGRDFFKFSFGKAGDCSVTIKNEEGRHIVELVQDSIPTDEQGMHYWHLGCKTGWTFYLANLKSLLEGGIDLRNKDEKLQHVINS, encoded by the coding sequence ATGAGTACATATGACTGGAGCCGTTTTGTGACAAGGATCAATGTGAATGCCCCCATCGAAAAACTTTATTGGTGCTGGGCAACCCGGGAGGGCATGGAGTACTGGTTCCTGCGCCTGAGTGAATACAAAAAACCCGGCGGGAATTTGCGGGATGACAATGAACCTGTTCAGGCAGGCGATACCTATACGTGGCGCTGGCATGGCTGGAATGATGAAACGGCCGAGTATGGAAATATACTGGATTGCAATGGCAGGGATTTTTTTAAATTCAGTTTTGGAAAAGCTGGAGACTGCTCGGTAACCATTAAGAATGAGGAAGGCCGGCATATCGTTGAGTTGGTGCAGGACAGTATTCCAACGGATGAACAAGGGATGCATTACTGGCACCTGGGGTGTAAAACAGGCTGGACCTTTTACCTGGCCAACCTTAAATCCCTGCTGGAAGGAGGAATCGATCTCCGGAATAAAGACGAAAAGTTACAACATGTTATAAATTCCTGA
- a CDS encoding esterase — protein MKRELNSWYSPALQKDMPIVTYGDYGFALLFVPTAAADYLEYERFQMMETLAPYINTGKVKVYSINSINNESWLNTEMAGEHKGIRHNQFNEYVFNEVVPFIKNNTSGETPIITCGASFGALHSMNLFLKRPDIINGVIAMSGVYDLTEYSKGFFDEQVYFNSPMHYMENLADHSVLEQIRKSPNVHILTGSGSYEDPNASRAFAGLLYNKGINYELDVWGEEWKHDWPTWRAMLPAYLDSRF, from the coding sequence ATGAAAAGAGAACTTAACTCCTGGTACAGCCCGGCCCTGCAAAAAGATATGCCCATCGTTACCTATGGTGATTATGGCTTTGCCCTGTTATTCGTACCCACTGCTGCGGCAGATTACCTGGAGTACGAACGTTTCCAGATGATGGAGACCCTGGCGCCTTATATCAATACGGGCAAAGTGAAAGTGTATTCCATCAACAGCATCAATAACGAAAGCTGGCTGAATACCGAAATGGCTGGAGAGCACAAAGGGATCCGGCATAACCAGTTCAATGAGTATGTCTTTAATGAAGTGGTTCCCTTTATCAAAAACAACACGTCCGGCGAGACTCCCATTATAACCTGTGGCGCATCTTTTGGTGCCCTGCACAGCATGAACCTGTTCTTAAAACGCCCCGACATCATCAACGGGGTGATCGCCATGAGCGGCGTATATGACCTTACCGAATATTCAAAGGGGTTTTTCGACGAACAGGTCTATTTCAACAGCCCCATGCATTATATGGAGAACCTTGCTGACCATTCCGTATTAGAACAGATCCGGAAAAGTCCGAATGTTCATATATTAACCGGCAGCGGCTCCTACGAGGACCCGAATGCTTCGCGGGCCTTTGCCGGACTGCTTTACAACAAGGGTATTAACTACGAACTGGATGTTTGGGGCGAGGAATGGAAGCATGATTGGCCCACCTGGAGGGCCATGTTGCCTGCTTACCTGGATTCCAGGTTCTGA
- a CDS encoding ParA family protein — protein sequence MTTIALYNLKGGVGKTASCVNFAYLAAADGYKTLLWDIDPQGSSSFYYKAKPKTHPGIKKLVTKDADLENAILSTDFELLDVIPADNSSKSFDIMLEEMKGNKNRLKSILKQLQGEYDFVFIDCPPGFSVLSENIFNAADIVLMPVIPTTLSIRTYHMVKDYFREKDLDMSKLMCFFTMTDLRKNMHNEIMDELYKDKRFFQNYIPYLSDVEKMGIHKAPIMEFANSSYAAQQ from the coding sequence ATGACAACAATAGCTCTGTATAACCTGAAGGGCGGTGTTGGTAAAACCGCCAGTTGCGTAAACTTTGCTTACCTGGCTGCCGCGGATGGTTATAAAACCCTTTTATGGGATATAGACCCCCAGGGTTCTTCCTCTTTTTATTATAAGGCAAAACCGAAGACACATCCCGGCATAAAAAAACTGGTTACCAAAGATGCTGACCTCGAAAACGCCATTTTGAGCACTGATTTTGAACTGCTGGATGTAATACCAGCAGATAATTCCAGTAAAAGTTTCGACATCATGCTGGAAGAAATGAAGGGCAACAAGAACCGCCTGAAATCGATCTTAAAACAACTGCAGGGCGAGTATGATTTCGTTTTTATTGACTGCCCCCCGGGCTTTAGCGTTTTGAGTGAGAATATTTTTAATGCGGCAGACATAGTGCTGATGCCTGTCATCCCGACAACGCTCTCCATCCGCACCTATCATATGGTGAAGGATTACTTCAGGGAAAAAGACCTGGACATGAGCAAACTGATGTGTTTCTTTACCATGACCGACCTGCGTAAAAACATGCACAATGAGATCATGGATGAGCTTTATAAAGACAAACGCTTCTTCCAGAATTATATCCCCTACCTGTCCGATGTGGAAAAAATGGGCATCCACAAGGCCCCCATCATGGAATTTGCCAACAGCAGCTATGCTGCCCAGCAGTGA
- a CDS encoding DsbA family protein → MRPILIYCYDAYCGWCYGFSPVIRKIAQEYKDRLDMEVLSGGMMTGEGIMPIEKIGPFIQTSYKSVEDLTGIKFGEDFLWHVFNPEQSDWVMNSEKPAIALCIFKEYYPERQLEFATDLQYALNYEGRDLDDDEAYRHLLEKYSIQPEAFYAKLKSEAYKEAAYYEFALCKQLQVNGFPSVFIQTGELKFVMVARGFTALEELSSRIEMVLKEPAA, encoded by the coding sequence ATGAGGCCGATCCTTATTTACTGCTATGATGCCTATTGCGGCTGGTGCTATGGGTTCAGTCCCGTGATCCGGAAAATTGCACAAGAATACAAGGACCGGCTGGATATGGAGGTATTAAGCGGTGGCATGATGACCGGCGAAGGTATAATGCCTATTGAAAAGATCGGGCCATTCATTCAAACATCCTACAAAAGCGTGGAAGACCTTACCGGCATAAAATTCGGGGAGGATTTTTTATGGCATGTTTTTAACCCGGAACAAAGTGACTGGGTGATGAATTCCGAAAAGCCAGCCATTGCACTGTGCATCTTCAAGGAATATTACCCGGAGCGGCAGCTGGAATTTGCCACCGATCTGCAATATGCATTGAATTATGAAGGAAGGGACCTGGATGACGATGAAGCCTACCGCCACCTGCTGGAAAAGTATTCCATACAACCGGAAGCATTTTACGCCAAACTTAAAAGCGAAGCATATAAAGAAGCGGCTTATTATGAATTTGCCCTGTGCAAACAACTGCAGGTAAACGGTTTTCCCAGCGTTTTTATACAAACCGGTGAATTGAAATTTGTGATGGTGGCGAGGGGATTTACTGCTTTGGAGGAACTGAGCAGCCGCATTGAAATGGTTTTGAAAGAACCGGCTGCATAG
- a CDS encoding DinB family protein, with protein MKYSLERSYEILDRSPAVLQALLAGLSDDWIMPNEGPETFSPYDVVGHLIHGEKTDWTARAKMILEFGNTKTFERWDRTAMYEASKGKTMQQLLDEFAILRKENMNWFRSLNLTEADMDRKGMHPVLGEVTLRNLLATWVAHDLTHLAQIARVMAKQYKEEMGPWPEFFRILSF; from the coding sequence ATGAAATACAGCTTAGAAAGATCATACGAGATACTGGACAGGTCGCCAGCTGTTCTGCAGGCTTTGCTTGCCGGCTTAAGTGATGACTGGATCATGCCCAACGAAGGGCCTGAAACCTTTTCGCCGTATGATGTGGTTGGACACCTGATACACGGGGAAAAAACAGACTGGACAGCCCGGGCAAAAATGATCCTTGAGTTCGGAAACACCAAAACCTTTGAGCGCTGGGACAGGACCGCGATGTATGAAGCCAGCAAGGGGAAAACAATGCAGCAGTTGCTGGATGAATTTGCAATCCTGCGAAAGGAAAATATGAATTGGTTCCGGTCATTGAATTTGACCGAAGCAGACATGGACCGGAAAGGCATGCACCCGGTGCTGGGTGAAGTGACGCTGCGGAATTTATTAGCCACCTGGGTGGCACATGATCTTACGCACCTGGCGCAGATAGCAAGGGTAATGGCAAAACAATATAAAGAAGAGATGGGCCCCTGGCCGGAATTTTTCCGCATACTGAGTTTTTAA
- a CDS encoding TfoX/Sxy family protein: MSYNEKLAGRVREIISLTHRITEEKKMFGGLCFMVNDKMCVGVEKERLMVRLDPGRYDEVMEKDGCMPMDFTGKVMKGYVFVDAGVLNTKKKLEYWIILALEFNKIAKTSKKKRK, translated from the coding sequence ATGTCTTATAATGAAAAACTTGCCGGCAGGGTACGGGAGATTATTTCTCTTACTCACAGGATCACCGAAGAGAAAAAAATGTTCGGGGGCCTTTGCTTTATGGTGAATGATAAAATGTGCGTGGGTGTTGAGAAAGAAAGATTAATGGTGAGGCTGGATCCCGGGCGCTATGATGAGGTAATGGAAAAAGATGGATGCATGCCGATGGACTTTACCGGTAAGGTCATGAAGGGATATGTTTTTGTGGATGCAGGTGTACTCAACACAAAAAAGAAACTGGAGTACTGGATAATACTGGCCCTGGAATTTAACAAGATTGCCAAAACCTCTAAAAAGAAAAGGAAATGA
- the polA gene encoding DNA polymerase I gives MSKKLFLLDAFALVFRAYYALIRNPRITSKGRNTNAQFGFTNTILELIKNQNPTHMAVCFDTHAPTERHTDFADYKANRQETPEDILSAVPDIKRIIEGLNIPVIALDGYEADDVIGALAKKAEKEGYEVYMVTPDKDYGQLVSENIKIYKPPYQGGKFEILGPKEVCEKWGIENVDQVIDILGLMGDAVDNIPGIKGVGEKTAAKLIKEYGSVEGVLENAENIKGSIGEKVRAGKELAVMSKKLATIITNVPVEFHEENFRIREMNKPALREIFEELEFKTLGKRILGEEADGIGNVELGNKENSTAESKTKGTSPQMDLFGNIIEQPQPETVEIKINGEGSVTTIDRNIHNTPHDYSLVQTDTEIKDLVSYLSGFGEICFDTETTGIDANDAELVGLSFSVKPGEGFYIPCPKTNEDCIKLLNNFQRLFNDSSKTWIGHNIKYDMLILKWYGFELAGDVFDSMLAHFVIEPDGKNGMDALSEKYLGYEPVHIEELIGKKGKGQGNMRDVEPEKIKDYAAEDADITLQLKNIFLPKLKEKEVEKVFYEVDNPLVKVLTAMEFEGIKVDEGFLNNYSKELEKEARAAEEAVYKQAGVRFNLASPKQLGEVLFDKMQIDPKAKKTKTGQYATGEDVLLKLATKNKIVDDILAFREFTKLKSTYVDALPLMINKKTGRVHTSYAQAVAVTGRLSSNNPNLQNIPVRTERGREIRKAFIPRDKDHVLVSADYSQIELRIVAAISGDANMCDAFRTGKDIHTATAARVFNVAEKEVTKEMRYKAKSVNFGIIYGQGAFGLAENLGIGRTEAKDIIDNYKKQFPNIQKYMDDTIHFAQEHGYVQTLMGRKRWLRDIHSANFTVRAFAERNAINSPIQGSAADMIKMAMIKIHHEFNKHNFRSKMLLQVHDELVFDAHIPELEEIKPIILDCMQTALALPNDVPTDAEIGAGVNWLEAH, from the coding sequence ATGTCTAAAAAACTATTCCTGTTAGATGCATTTGCACTGGTTTTCCGTGCCTACTATGCACTCATACGCAACCCCCGCATTACCAGTAAAGGCCGGAACACGAACGCCCAGTTTGGTTTCACCAATACGATCCTGGAGCTGATAAAGAACCAGAACCCCACCCACATGGCGGTGTGTTTTGATACGCATGCACCCACCGAGCGCCATACCGATTTTGCCGATTACAAAGCCAACCGGCAGGAAACACCCGAAGATATCCTGTCGGCTGTGCCGGACATCAAACGGATCATTGAAGGGCTGAATATCCCGGTCATTGCACTGGATGGTTATGAAGCAGATGATGTTATTGGCGCCTTGGCTAAGAAAGCGGAAAAAGAAGGCTATGAAGTTTATATGGTGACCCCCGATAAAGACTATGGCCAGCTGGTATCAGAGAACATTAAGATCTATAAGCCGCCCTACCAGGGCGGTAAGTTTGAGATACTGGGGCCAAAGGAGGTTTGTGAAAAATGGGGCATTGAGAATGTTGACCAGGTGATCGATATCCTTGGACTGATGGGTGATGCGGTCGATAATATACCGGGCATTAAAGGCGTAGGTGAAAAAACAGCTGCCAAACTGATAAAAGAATACGGCAGCGTGGAAGGCGTTCTTGAAAATGCCGAAAATATAAAGGGTTCCATTGGTGAAAAAGTGCGGGCCGGCAAAGAACTGGCAGTAATGAGTAAAAAACTGGCTACCATCATCACCAATGTACCCGTGGAATTCCACGAAGAGAATTTCAGGATCAGGGAAATGAACAAGCCTGCCCTGCGTGAGATCTTTGAAGAACTGGAATTTAAGACCCTCGGTAAGCGGATATTGGGAGAAGAGGCAGACGGAATCGGGAATGTAGAATTGGGTAATAAGGAGAATTCAACAGCAGAAAGTAAAACAAAGGGCACTTCCCCGCAAATGGACCTGTTCGGCAATATCATTGAACAACCACAACCGGAAACCGTTGAAATAAAGATAAACGGTGAAGGGTCCGTTACTACGATTGACAGGAATATTCATAATACGCCCCACGATTATAGCCTGGTTCAAACCGATACAGAAATAAAGGACCTGGTCAGCTATTTGTCCGGCTTCGGTGAAATTTGCTTTGATACAGAAACCACCGGCATTGATGCAAATGATGCGGAGTTGGTAGGACTCAGTTTTTCGGTCAAGCCCGGGGAAGGATTTTATATCCCATGCCCGAAGACTAATGAAGATTGTATTAAACTATTAAACAACTTTCAACGATTGTTCAACGATTCCTCCAAAACCTGGATCGGGCATAATATCAAGTACGATATGCTGATCCTGAAATGGTATGGGTTTGAACTGGCGGGAGATGTCTTCGACAGCATGCTGGCCCATTTTGTTATTGAACCTGATGGCAAGAACGGCATGGATGCCCTGAGTGAAAAATACCTGGGTTACGAACCGGTGCATATTGAAGAGCTGATCGGCAAGAAAGGGAAGGGACAGGGAAATATGCGGGATGTGGAGCCGGAAAAAATAAAGGATTATGCCGCCGAAGATGCGGATATCACCTTGCAGCTAAAAAACATCTTCCTTCCAAAACTGAAAGAAAAAGAAGTGGAAAAGGTCTTTTATGAAGTGGACAATCCCCTGGTAAAAGTTTTGACTGCCATGGAATTTGAAGGCATAAAAGTGGATGAGGGCTTTTTAAATAATTATTCCAAAGAACTGGAAAAAGAAGCCAGGGCAGCAGAAGAGGCCGTTTATAAACAGGCGGGTGTTCGCTTTAACCTGGCATCACCCAAACAATTAGGCGAAGTGCTGTTTGATAAGATGCAGATAGATCCCAAAGCCAAAAAAACAAAGACGGGCCAGTATGCCACCGGTGAAGATGTGCTCTTAAAGCTGGCCACTAAAAATAAAATAGTGGATGATATCCTTGCCTTCCGGGAATTCACCAAACTGAAATCCACCTATGTGGATGCCCTGCCCCTGATGATCAATAAAAAGACCGGCCGGGTACATACTTCGTATGCACAGGCGGTGGCGGTCACCGGCAGGCTTAGCAGCAACAACCCCAACCTGCAGAACATCCCGGTACGGACAGAAAGGGGCAGGGAGATAAGAAAAGCATTCATCCCCAGAGATAAAGACCATGTCCTTGTTTCGGCCGATTATTCCCAGATCGAGTTACGCATTGTGGCTGCCATCAGCGGCGATGCAAACATGTGTGATGCTTTCCGGACCGGGAAAGATATTCATACCGCCACGGCAGCAAGGGTTTTTAATGTAGCAGAAAAAGAGGTGACCAAAGAAATGCGCTACAAGGCCAAGAGTGTGAACTTCGGGATCATTTACGGGCAGGGTGCTTTTGGACTGGCAGAAAACCTCGGCATCGGCCGCACAGAAGCAAAGGACATCATCGATAATTATAAGAAACAGTTCCCCAATATCCAGAAGTACATGGACGACACCATTCACTTTGCACAGGAACATGGCTATGTGCAAACATTGATGGGACGCAAGCGCTGGCTCAGGGATATCCACAGCGCCAACTTTACCGTTCGTGCCTTTGCAGAACGAAATGCCATCAACTCACCCATACAGGGAAGCGCTGCCGATATGATCAAGATGGCGATGATAAAGATCCACCACGAATTCAATAAGCATAATTTCAGATCAAAGATGCTGCTGCAGGTGCATGATGAATTGGTTTTTGATGCACACATACCGGAACTGGAAGAAATAAAGCCCATTATCCTTGACTGCATGCAGACAGCACTTGCTTTGCCTAATGATGTTCCAACGGATGCAGAGATAGGGGCTGGAGTAAATTGGCTGGAAGCGCATTAA
- the uvrB gene encoding excinuclease ABC subunit UvrB produces the protein MSFQLHSTYSPAGDQPDAIHQLTEGVLNGEKYQTLLGVTGSGKTFTMANVIQNTQKPTLVITHNKTLVAQLYGEFKQFFPENAVGYFVSYYDYYQPEAYMPVSNTYIEKDLSINEELDKLRLQATAQLLSGRRDIIIVASVSCIYGMGNPTDYENGIIRIHKGQVISRQGFLHALVNSLYNRSEGDFTRGTFRVKGDTIDINLPYVDFGYRISFFGDEIETIETLELSSGKRISAVENAAIFPANLYVAPKDVLQQVVHEIQDECAAQTTYFKNSGKFIEAQRISERVEYDLEMMRELGYCNGIENYSRFFDRRRPGTRPFCLLDYFPKDFLCIIDESHQTIPQVSGMYGGDRSRKLILVDYGFRLPSALDNRPLNFTEFETLVNQTVFVSATPGDYELEKCGGVVVEQVVRPTGLLDPPIEVRPSVNQIDDLLDEIDKRVTKGDRVLVTTLTKRMAEEMDKYLHRINIKSKYIHSEVDTLERIEILRELRLGKIDVLVGVNLLREGLDLPEVSLVAILDADKEGFLRNEKSLTQTAGRAARNVDGLVIFYADKMTESMQKTIDETHRRREKQMSYNIEHHITPTTIKKSTEQIMAQGSVLDVKGYDPANPYSLAPDEELVTVAAEEQAVYSTIPQLEKAITRIKKDMTKAAKDLDFMEAARLRDEMFRMQKNLEEMKK, from the coding sequence ATGTCTTTCCAGCTTCATTCCACCTATTCCCCTGCCGGTGATCAGCCGGATGCCATCCACCAACTGACGGAGGGGGTACTTAATGGGGAAAAATATCAAACCCTGTTGGGTGTTACCGGCAGTGGTAAAACCTTCACCATGGCCAATGTGATACAGAACACACAAAAGCCAACACTGGTCATCACCCACAACAAAACACTCGTGGCGCAACTATACGGTGAGTTCAAGCAGTTCTTCCCGGAGAATGCAGTGGGTTATTTTGTTTCTTATTACGACTACTACCAGCCCGAGGCTTATATGCCCGTAAGCAATACCTACATTGAAAAAGACCTGAGCATAAATGAAGAGCTCGATAAGCTTCGCCTGCAGGCCACTGCCCAGTTATTGAGCGGGCGCAGGGATATCATCATCGTAGCCAGCGTGAGCTGTATTTATGGTATGGGCAACCCAACCGATTATGAGAACGGGATCATCCGTATCCACAAAGGACAGGTTATTTCCCGGCAGGGATTTTTACATGCGCTGGTCAACTCCTTGTACAACCGGAGTGAAGGTGATTTTACAAGGGGCACTTTCCGGGTAAAGGGAGATACCATTGACATTAACCTGCCTTATGTGGACTTTGGATACCGCATCAGTTTTTTCGGAGACGAGATCGAGACCATCGAAACACTGGAACTCAGCAGTGGAAAGCGAATAAGTGCTGTAGAGAATGCTGCCATTTTCCCGGCCAACCTGTATGTAGCGCCGAAAGATGTATTGCAGCAGGTGGTGCATGAGATCCAGGATGAGTGTGCAGCACAGACAACCTACTTTAAAAACTCAGGAAAATTCATTGAAGCCCAGCGCATCAGCGAACGGGTGGAATACGACCTGGAAATGATGCGGGAGCTTGGCTACTGTAACGGCATTGAGAACTATTCCCGGTTCTTTGACCGCCGCAGGCCGGGTACAAGGCCTTTCTGCCTGCTGGATTATTTTCCCAAAGATTTTTTGTGCATCATAGATGAAAGTCACCAGACCATTCCGCAGGTAAGTGGTATGTATGGCGGGGACAGGAGCCGTAAACTTATCCTGGTTGATTATGGTTTCCGTTTACCCTCGGCATTGGATAACCGGCCTTTAAATTTCACTGAGTTTGAAACCCTGGTGAACCAAACTGTTTTTGTTTCAGCAACACCGGGTGATTATGAACTGGAAAAATGCGGTGGCGTGGTGGTGGAACAGGTGGTGCGGCCAACCGGCTTATTGGATCCGCCCATTGAAGTACGCCCGTCTGTTAACCAGATCGATGACCTGCTGGATGAAATTGATAAACGGGTAACAAAGGGCGACCGGGTTTTGGTAACCACCCTCACCAAGCGAATGGCCGAGGAGATGGACAAATACCTGCACCGCATCAACATAAAAAGCAAATACATCCACAGCGAAGTGGATACACTGGAAAGAATTGAAATACTCCGGGAACTACGACTCGGTAAGATTGATGTGCTGGTTGGTGTTAACCTGCTGCGGGAAGGACTTGACCTTCCCGAAGTTTCGCTGGTGGCAATACTGGATGCCGATAAAGAAGGTTTTCTTCGGAATGAAAAAAGCCTGACACAGACTGCCGGTCGGGCTGCCCGTAATGTGGATGGGCTGGTTATTTTTTATGCCGATAAGATGACAGAAAGCATGCAGAAGACCATTGATGAAACGCACCGGCGGCGGGAAAAACAAATGAGCTATAATATTGAACACCATATCACCCCTACCACCATTAAAAAAAGCACAGAGCAGATCATGGCGCAGGGCTCGGTGCTGGATGTAAAGGGATACGATCCGGCCAACCCTTATTCCCTGGCACCGGATGAAGAACTGGTAACCGTTGCTGCCGAAGAACAGGCTGTGTATTCCACCATTCCCCAGTTGGAAAAAGCAATTACCAGGATCAAAAAAGACATGACCAAAGCCGCCAAGGACCTCGATTTTATGGAAGCTGCCCGGCTGCGGGATGAGATGTTCCGTATGCAGAAGAATTTAGAGGAGATGAAGAAATAA
- a CDS encoding nuclear transport factor 2 family protein, whose amino-acid sequence MKKHLLLSVAVLFFYFVNAQSDSLRWVKEINDQVWKPFITHLVSGDKAAFSSVHSKGITRVEIDRGVILDFDKYFPAGEANNKNPKQKTDRLFELRFDKRISNGNKAWESGYYKGTVMQEGKEPRSYYGRFFVVLEKEDGTWKVLVDADTGKGASEESFAKAFPMEAKQ is encoded by the coding sequence TGAAAAAGCATTTGCTGCTCAGCGTTGCTGTTCTGTTTTTTTATTTTGTAAATGCCCAATCCGATAGCCTGAGATGGGTAAAGGAAATAAATGACCAGGTATGGAAACCGTTTATTACGCATCTTGTTTCGGGAGATAAAGCTGCTTTCAGCAGTGTACACAGCAAAGGAATTACAAGGGTGGAAATTGACCGGGGGGTAATACTTGATTTTGATAAATATTTTCCGGCGGGAGAGGCAAATAACAAAAATCCAAAACAGAAGACAGACCGCTTGTTTGAATTGCGGTTTGATAAAAGGATAAGCAACGGAAACAAAGCCTGGGAAAGCGGGTATTATAAAGGAACGGTTATGCAGGAAGGAAAAGAACCAAGGTCCTATTACGGAAGGTTCTTTGTAGTGCTTGAAAAAGAAGATGGTACCTGGAAGGTACTGGTGGATGCCGATACCGGGAAGGGAGCAAGTGAAGAAAGTTTTGCCAAAGCGTTTCCTATGGAAGCGAAACAGTAA